In Phaeodactylum tricornutum CCAP 1055/1 chromosome 21, whole genome shotgun sequence, the following proteins share a genomic window:
- a CDS encoding predicted protein, whose protein sequence is MSDADGAERGYRDYAGEEDDATELGVKQTQTHAPKMLRSEHHFPVRLHALLNELENDNLDRILRWQPHGRCFVVCDQRLFATHVLPYWFRQTKFSSFQRQLNLYGFKRITAGRDKGGYYHELFLRTKPFLAHHILRTEKKGQGYRKPSSPNTEPNLYLQTFLPTTKGSNVAERKNASPLRESNPALGNRENRTQALSSQSRIHPSGLLRPAFPNTTWRQNPRFFQNYESFEVVENTHLLAPPSVRSLLTNTMRCPEISMARVLPNTTIEALVLQQQQRQADQITQTRLLMREQQLAVTLILAHQQDVERDTLFEGAYARGDHNLPHVSEIDSLRLALHLPFPSLSLQGPFGH, encoded by the exons ATGAGTGATGCGGACGGCGCCGAGCGAGGGTATCGCGACTACGCTGGAGAGGAAGATGATGCGACCGAGCTCGGCGTCAAGCAAACGCAAACCCACGCTCCAAAGATGCTTCGTAGCGAACATCATTTTCCAGTACGTCTACATGCTCTTTTGAATGAGCTAGAAAACGACAACTTGGATCGAATCTTGCGTTGGCAGCCCCATGGACGATGCTTTGTTGTATGCGATCAACGGCTTTTCGCGACTCATGTGCTCCCCTA TTGGTTTCGCCAGACCAAATTTTCATCGTTTCAGAGGCAGCTCAACCTATACGGCTTCAAAAGAATAACGGCGG GTCGTGACAAAGGCGGCTACTACCATGAGCTCTTCCTTCGAACAAAGCCTTTCTTAGCGCACCATATCCTCCGCACGGAGAAAAAGGGACAAGGGTACCGCAAGCCAAGTTCACCCAACACGGAACCCAACCTTTACCTACAGACTTTTTTGCCCACTACAAAAGGGAGTAACGTTGCCGAGAGAAAAAATGCATCTCCCCTCCGGGAAAGCAATCCAGCACTAGGCAATAGAGAGAACCGTACCCAAGCTTTGTCCAGTCAGTCAAGAATCCATCCTAGTGGATTGCTGAGGCCAGCTTTCCCAAACACAACTTGGCGTCAAAACCCTAGATTCTTTCAAAATTACGAATCATTCGAAGTTGTTGAAAATACGCACCTTCTTGCGCCTCCTTCCGTTAGGAGTTTGTTGACGAATACGATGAGGTGTCCTGAAATCTCGATGGCGCGAGTGCTTCCCAATACAACTATCGAAGCGCTGGtgttgcagcagcagcaacgacagGCGGACCAAATTACACAGACCCGGCTCCTGATGCGAGAGCAGCAACTTGCTGTAACCCTTATTTTAGCTCACCAGCAAGATGTAGAACGAGACACCTTGTTTGAAGGTGCTTATGCTCGAGGAGATCATAACTTGCCACATGTCTCCGAAATCGATTCTCTTCGACTGGCTTTACACCTGCCCTTTCCAAGCTTATCACTCCAGGGACCATTTGGTCACTGA
- a CDS encoding glucoamylase (Possible glucoamylase precursor. Glucoamylase breaks 1,4-glycosidic bonds. No interpro domains detected.), giving the protein MTAQLAQPISSRLSVTETATDPVVTAAEAEATVAASHSERRWSEDSTSSSSSSSSLQPALKSCLSSTNLSSLAPLKMKRNVSFHAIEIRTYVPDSASTTGRKSPLPTEPDRRLSIDDYEAGVRPGVSLPQSSSRGQQRATIVNKNNNNATPAWLEKAGRRFKKLLGGGRKPRNKASKKENTPPSVSQPQRYDVSKRPVLEDCTTSSLRKVQSLTDLDQLEWESDSSTSDEESGDNSTGSNTASNSSTTSIESPPSSPLSSATRAKSRFGTNEERSKGLAATTPSTVSSATAPLNHSLPRVSSASCNDLTSLVSQHQYPSTILEEFPSSNSLASLVETKTPISPAKVESQSLLQNESPVTSMSNLVSPANDPAWALNFTNDDSDSQSEDSALCF; this is encoded by the coding sequence ATGACTGCTCAACTCGCTCAGCCTATCTCGTCCCGTCTTTCCGTAACGGAGACTGCGACAGATCCCGTTGTAACAGCAGCGGAAGCTGAAGCTACTGTTGCAGCATCGCATTCGGAACGACGATGGTCCGAAGACTCGACGTCGTCTTCCAGTAGTTCTTCCTCTCTTCAACCCGCGTTGAAAAGCTGCTTGTCCAGCACCAATCTTTCCTCCCTCGCGCCTTTAAAAATGAAGCGCAACGTATCTTTCCACGCCATTGAAATCCGTACTTACGTGCCGGATTCGGCGAGTACTACGGGACGCAAGAGTCCGTTGCCAACGGAACCCGATCGACGTCTTTCGATCGACGATTACGAAGCCGGAGTGCGACCCGGAGTCTCTCTTCCGCAGTCATCCTCACGAGGGCAGCAACGAGCCACGAttgtcaacaaaaacaacaataACGCTACACCGGCGTGGTTGGAAAAGGCCGGGCGCCGATTCAAAAAGCTGCTGGGCGGAGGACGCAAGCCCCGCAACAAGGCTTCCAAGAAGGAGAACACTCCCCCTTCTGTATCACAACCCCAGCGCTACGATGTCTCCAAACGTCCCGTGCTGGAGGATTGCACAACCTCCAGTCTTCGCAAAGTCCAGTCGTTAACGGATCTGGATCAGCTCGAGTGGGAGTCGGATTCCTCTACctcggacgaagaatccGGAGACAACAGTACCGGGAGCAACACCGCTAGCAACTCTTCCACTACTTCTATCGAGTCTCCCCCCTCGTCACCGCTATCTTCGGCGACACGCGCCAAGTCACGCTTTGGAACGAATGAAGAGCGTTCGAAAGGACTAGCCGCCACTACTCCGAGTACCGTAAGCAGTGCCACTGCTCCTCTCAACCATTCTTTGCCACGTGTTTCGAGCGCTTCTTGCAACGACCTGACCAGCCTCGTCTCACAACATCAGTACCCATCtacaattttggaagaattccCGAGCTCCAACAGCCTCGCTTCGCTAGTGGAAACCAAGACGCCAATTTCTCCGGCCAAGGTGGAGTCCCAGTCTCTTTTGCAAAATGAATCGCCGGTCACGAGCATGTCGAATTTAGTCTCTCCGGCCAATGATCCTGCCTGGGCTTTGAATTTCACCAACGACGATAGTGATTCACAATCAGAAGATTCGGCCCTTTGCTTTTAA
- the Sec4 gene encoding predicted protein (Rab-type small GTPase, ortholog of T. pseudonana TPS_98341) gives MSQASNSAPYDMQIKLLMIGDSGVGKTCLLLRYANDSFSPTFITTIGIDFKIKNVDVEGTRIKLQIWDTAGQERFRTITTSYFRGAQGILLVYDVTDRRSFESIRNWISQIQQHADVHVNKILVGNKCDMLDEKVVSTEEGQKLASEFGIPFFECSAKNDIHVESSFMHIAKAVKDRLKADGQGGPSAKTGLNLKPNQSGGKDKKCC, from the coding sequence ATGTCCCAAGCCAGCAACAGCGCTCCGTACGATATGCAGATCAAACTGCTCATGATTGGCGACTCCGGTGTCGGTAAGAcgtgtttgttgttgcggtaCGCCAACGACAGTTTCTCGCCAACCTTCATTACGACCATCGGCATTGACTTCAAGATCAAGAACGTGGACGTGGAAGGCACGCGCATTAAGTTGCAAATCTGGGACACTGCCGGACAGGAACGCTTCCGCACCATCACGACTTCCTACTTCCGCGGAGCGCAGGGAATCCTACTCGTCTACGACGTCACGGATCGACGCAGCTTCGAAAGTATCCGCAACTGGATCTCGCAAATCCAGCAGCACGCCGACGTGCACGTCAACAAGATACTGGTCGGGAACAAGTGCGATATGCTCGACGAAAAGGTCGTCTCCACGGAAGAAGGACAAAAGCTGGCTTCCGAATTCGGTATTCCGTTTTTCGAATGCTCCGCCAAGAACGATATTCACGTCGAGAGCTCCTTCATGCACATTGCCAAGGCCGTCAAGGACCGCTTGAAGGCGGACGGACAAGGCGGACCCTCGGCCAAGACCGGACTCAACCTGAAACCCAACCAATCCGGTGGCAAAGACAAAAAGTGTTGCTAA
- a CDS encoding predicted protein — protein sequence MEDSLGYSQSPFREASFPVKLHHMLTSVEEECNQGIVSWQPHGRAFLVFDIEAFVNDVLPKWFRQTKFQSFQRQLNIYNFKRISVGRDKGSYYHEFFLRGQPHLAANIPRIKLKGTSSRKPLIPPAEPDFYSMPYLGPIRGPADPNDLSSVAFSASMIAPPAYHLSSFGTSELELLVTLRSILSSTPPPAPSSAYWASLQTNQGSGLSNTWQQGVQHQNEASALLQQLLSSSLSSQVPPASFAQNQSSPQDFLPAAAFAQQSLTPEYLNVALTNTLNRQVVAPTSQEIASFLQRQRNLPRSEPVPSETLAALVGQSSYQASLRQPQAFFSTGQQFRLGDRNAEGHFTTDSAATAQLGSNDNSSSGNVNRGSSDLPDLARLLVATTTPPPSMDAVAQVLLSGLASAPATEVLSNRKKAPEAAPTVQPQQPSRSS from the exons ATGGAGGACTCGTTAGGCTACTCTCAGTCACCGTTTCGGGAGGCGAGCTTTCCTGTCAAGTTGCACCATATGCTCACATCCGTAGAAGAGGAATGCAATCAGGGGATTGTTTCATGGCAGCCTCACGGCAGGGCCTTTCTTGTTTTCGATATAGAAGCTTTCGTCAATGATGTCCTTCCCAA GTGGTTCCGACAGACCAAGTTCCAGTCGTTCCAGCGACAATTGAACATTTACAACTTTAAGCGAATCTCCGTAG GCCGTGACAAGGGAAGCTACTACCACGAGTTTTTCCTCCGTGGCCAGCCCCACTTGGCCGCCAACATTCCGCGCATCAAATTAAAAGGTACGAGTAGTCGAAAGCCTCTGATACCTCCAGCGGAGCCCGATTTTTACTCCATGCCCTACCTTGGACCCATACGTGGGCCAGCCGAT CCAAATGATTTATCCAGCGTTGCGTTCTCGGCGTCTATGATTGCACCTCCGGCTTATCATCTTTCTTCGTTCGGAACTTCCGAGCTTGAACTCCTTGTAACTTTAAGAAGCATACTGTCCTCCACCCCACCTCCCGCTCCTTCCTCCGCCTACTGGGCCTCACTCCAAACAAATCAAGGATCAGGACTCTCCAACACATGGCAACAAGGTGTACAACACCAAAACGAAGCCTCAGCTCTCCTGCAGCAGCTCCTTTCCTCAAGTCTCTCGTCGCAAGTTCCGCCGGCTAGTTTTGCGCAAAATCAATCATCGCCACAAGACTTTCTCCCAGCCGCTGCATTCGCACAGCAATCGCTGACGCCCGAATATCTAAATGTTGCATTGACGAATACCTTAAATCGCCAGGTAGTCGCCCCAACCAGCCAGGAAATTGCATCGTTCCTACAACGGCAGCGCAACCTTCCAAGATCCGAGCCcgttccttccgaaacactAGCGGCTTTGGTTGGACAGTCTTCCTATCAGGCATCTTTACGGCAACCACAAGCGTTCTTCAGTACTGGGCAACAATTTCGGTTGGGAGACCGTAATGCCGAAGGCCATTTTACCACCGATTCGGCGGCCACTGCGCAGCTGggcagcaacgacaacagcagcagcggtAACGTGAATAGGGGATCAAGCGACTTGCCTGACCTGGCTCGTCTCTTGGTGGCCACAACGACACCTCCACCTTCCATGGATGCGGTGGCCCAAGTCTTGTTGTCGGGCCTTGCATCAGCACCGGCAACAGAAGTGCTCTCGAATCGCAAGAAAGCTCCGGAAGCCGCGCCAACGGTTCAGCCCCAGCAACCGAGCAGAAGTAGCTAA
- a CDS encoding predicted protein, whose translation MGGKNNASRNVDYAIHESTFPVKLHYLLSETEDNGSDHIISWQPHGRAFLVHDHGAFVDHVLPNWFKQSKFPSFQRQLNLYGFKRFTAGRDKGAYYHEIFLRGRPHLAHRIPRVKVKGSGVRKPGAPESEPNLYLRPFLLTSDFNGDATAEEELHTVSKKPHTVIPDGPSSQSGPDVARIAGRALPVGSVAALYANAPPPRPPFPGRPSLHHFLAAQHWSGPPRGFGVPMHNPTMRRFDPTALSPHQLMSLQTALEEDNIRQREALLTSYATFPGRSSEPVAPSASTLQKLSKKFAATSASTAAQDVATLLQLAASLGYR comes from the exons ATGGGTGGCAAGAACAATGCCAGTCGCAACGTCGACTACGCGATTCATGAGTCCACTTTCCCCGTCAAGCTTCATTATCTTCTGAGCGAGACGGAGGACAACGGGAGCGATCATATCATCTCGTGGCAGCCCCACGGACGGGCCTTTCTAGTACACGACCACGGGGCCTTTGTGGATCACGTCCTTCCCAA CTGGTTCAAGCAATCCAAGTTCCCTTCGTTTCAGAGACAGCTCAACTTGTACGGCTTCAAGCGCTTTACGGCGG GCCGCGACAAAGGAGCCTATTATCACGAAATCTTCCTCCGTGGCCGACCCCATCTTGCGCACCGCATTCCTCGCGTTAAAGTCAAGGGCAGCGGGGTGCGCAAGCCGGGAGCGCCCGAGTCGGAACCCAACCTTTACCTCCGACCCTTTTTGCTCACTTCGGACTTTAACGGTGACGCCACGGCCGAGGAAGAATTGCACACCGTCTCCAAGAAACCCCACACCGTGATCCCGGACGGTCCCAGCAGCCAGAGTGGACCGGACGTGGCCCGGATCGCCGGTAGAGCCCTGCCGGTTGGCTCCGTGGCGGCGCTGTACGCCAACGCTCCGCCACCGAGACCTCCTTTTCCGGGTCGCCCGTCGTTGCATCACTTTCTGGCAGCGCAACACTGGTCCGGTCCTCCACGCGGGTTCGGTGTCCCGATGCACAACCCTACCATGAGAAGATTCGACCCCACCGCTTTATCTCCGCACCAATTGATGTCCCTACAAACCGCACTGGAGGAAGACAATATTCGACAGCGAGAAGCCCTCCTGACTTCGTACGCCACCTTCCCCGGACGGAGCTCGGAGCCGGTGGCGCCATCCGCTAGTACCCTCCAGAAGTTGTCCAAGAAATTCGCGGCGACGTCCGCGTCGACCGCCGCCCAAGATGTAGCCACACTGCTCCAATTGGCTGCGTCCCTCGGATACCGCTAG
- a CDS encoding predicted protein, whose product MSTDAAAELLLSGAAVLLLTHSSRIIQRSTRGARWTSPYSPATSNATTSIVLLWVAASLQHNALAIQTNAVFASCLLVVVVGPVAPTTRVLRTPVTDANFPTATAGYAPTAVSLPSRYQWWARTSVSVTPTALWTSLFFDTTTRPWYNPISATEPVARVSVALLSGVATWVMLMAWHYYRYRRRKPPAQLHYSDAGSTFGTPWNVTEHTNKQSMEQHWYQWTVYETIVWMEDVVRQQQQQTNDDYEIPFDVATFLGPEQIHGYQLPQLTTRDLTVLGIPMDTALGITKAIVQLLQQHPGPNGSLFYGNQSDSTVYPTIRTTDWLAQHDAEYNCVNIRGPPVQTYPQPTSLSNFYSAAPTHYHPKDQPQQQQQQQQQQRPLTRETADLPDDAQERAQRMMRDRYGLELPAFRTATVCTDSGGDTVSPGTYRNDDSQTVPPTTGAVPPDGPVPSSSAPVHLTQSNSNGRAPPSPSATTLPSDFVANLPPHIADILRQKPDLVAQVLRSHRRATHRNDGAQAVVPQSFHETSLPLDSSVRETHSPGADNNDVGDVESTPLLADTPSAWGADNNQETADRFSYYGRLFQRKLAIVRIALWHGGDISDAAPRRNGTRRGTDCGNPNAGFGCTPGMRPRVRVRLPSLLTVKEGSRPGTESVLPTYCLPNSNQLSLTLSPLIDRPCAGQVSFRTKPALSLPIHTHRKGCTFGSSNLTMGDNLLDDLLDDILIDTGAGTEHDDLLDHLLGDDKDGNAAIPTLQETLNRRSHHSSNGDNTAAHDDNDDDINETGHDGDNISLPTETESGIDSTPDSPLEDLSASTEEEITFGPDETIVPANPTLRTEPWNAPTPPSTPWKTTDSKHRLRRRAPEDVTLAQSDAFLRRGLRSGNDTTVRAKHRARKIKIPRAEQTRKVTVPLTPHFHGRSVAQPVGRNASRNQATWAQSSRVFSEGLRDGKDNVPTAAKDHDPNHNRLTVPVGPKFHGTPHEIHKPPKFHEDLSMAESVASFGRGLRRSTKNVGTSPPKARHRGVTVPVEPKFHSTTHYTRNRPKSAEEQEAELMEYYKANPIKANPLPNYLAASGGNARPHHRSKQVDAASYVQKDELDALECRKQFKARPMPHFSEEALLSKTHERRPLTQTEPFRFRVARLDSPTRKTNAAPTSPERSVDDNVAVAFKARPVPKSTYVSPPRKTKTPRPCVPNLTPQVLTHPRSYDPARDASRHMQADNRVRQQAQAKQSRQRDQHWQDMQHAMQSVNMGKSTPTIKPFQLESVTRHEAYQAELAIKRAQEQRELYERAQFKARPVGFTKQA is encoded by the exons ATGTCGACGGATGCCGCGGCGGAATTGTTGCTGTCGGGAGCGGCAGTCTTGTTGCTAACGCATTCATCCAGGATCATCCAAAGGTCGACGCGGGGCGCACGTTGGACGTCTCCCTACTCCCCAGCAACAAGCAACGCCACGACCTCCATTGTCTTACTCTGGGTTGCGGCATCCTTACAGCACAACGCACTGGCAATCCAGACCAACGCCGTCTTTGCGTCTTGCCTCCTGGTAGTAGTCGTCGGTCCCGTCGCTCCCACTACCCGAGTATTACGCACACCCGTGACCGACGCAAACTTTCCCACGGCGACAGCCGGCTATGCTCCGACGGCCGTCTCACTGCCCTCCCGGTACCAGTGGTGGGCCCGTACGAGTGTGTCTGTCACGCCCACGGCACTCTGGACCAGTTTGTTCTTTGACACCACGACACGTCCCTGGTACAACCCGATCAGCGCAACGGAACCCGTTGCGCGAGTGTCCGTCGCCTTGCTTTCTGGAGTCGCAACGTGGGTGATGCTCATGGCGTGGCACTATTACCGTTACCGACGAAGGAAACCTCCTGCGCAACTCCACTACAGCGACGCGGGTTCCACTTTTGGGACTCCTTGGAATGTGACGGAACATACCAACAAGCAGAGTATGGAACAACATTGGTACCAATGGACCGTGTACGAAACAATAGTCTGGATGGAAGACGTCGTtcggcaacagcaacagcaaacgAACGATGACTATGAAATTCCTTTCGACGTGGCCACATTCTTGGGACCGGAACAAATTCACGGTTACCAACTGCCCCAATTGACGACTCGGGATTTGACGGTCTTAGGTATTCCGATGGATACCGCCTTGGGCATCACCAAGGCTATTGTACAATTACTACAGCAGCATCCGGGGCCCAACGGTAGCCTTTTCTACGGCAACCAATCCGACTCGACTGTATATCCGACCATTCGTACCACCGACTGGCTCGCACAACACGATGCCGAATACAATTGCGTGAACATCCGTGGCCCCCCAGTCCAAACTTATCCGCAGCCGACGTCGTTGTCAAATTTCTACAGCGCAGCCCCAACACACTACCATCCAAAGGATcagccgcaacaacaacagcagcagcagcaacaacaacggccATTGACTCGTGAAACGGCCGACTTGCCCGACGATGCACAAGAACGAGCCCAACGGATGATGCGGGATAGGTATGGTCTAGAATTGCCAGCCTTTCGCACAGCGACGGTCTGCACCGACTCGGGTGGAGACACCGTCTCACCTGGGACGTATCGAAACGACGACTCGCAGACCGTCCCCCCAACCACGGGAGCCGTTCCTCCGGACGGTCCAGTGCCCTCCTCCTCCGCACCCGTCCATCTGACTCAGAGCAATAGCAACGGCCGGGCTCCCCCTTCTCCATCAGCAACGACACTACCGTCCGATTTTGTTGCCAACTTGCCGCCACACATCGCCGACATTCTCCGTCAGAAACCCGATTTGGTCGCACAAGTTTTGCGGTCGCACCGACGGGCCACCCATAGGAACGATGGCGCTCAAGCTGTAGTTCCACAGTCTTTCCACGAGACGTCGCTACCGCTAGACTCTTCTGTCAGGGAAACACACTCGCCGGGCGCGGACAACAATGACGTTGGGGATGTGGAGAGCACGCCCCTGCTGGCGGATACGCCTAGCGCTTGGGGTGCCGACAACAACCAAGAAACCGCCGA CCGTTTTAGCTACTATGGTAGGCTGTTTCAACGGAAACTTGCTATAGTTAGAATAGCCCTGTGGCACGGAGGTGACATTTCGGATGCCGCTCCCCGACGAAATGGGACTCGACGGGGAACGGATTGTGGAAATCCCAACGCCGGGTTCGGGTGCACTCCCGGAATGCGACCCAGGGTGCGAGTACGACTCCCAtcgttgttgacagtgaaagaaGGAAGCCGTCCCGGAACAGAGAGTGTTCTCCCTACCTATTGCCTACCCAACAGTAAC CAACTCTCTCTTACTCTGTCTCCCCTTATCGATCGACCTTGTGCGGGACAGGTTTCGTTCCGGACCAAACCTGCTCTTTCGTTACCAATCCACACACACAGGAAGGGGTGTACTTTTGGGTCGAGCAATCTCACCATGGGGGACAATTTACTCGACGATTTACTCGACGACATTTTGATCGATACGGGAGCCGGGACGGAACATGATGATCTACTCGATCACTTGTTGGGGGACGACAAAGACGGGAACGCAGCAATACCAACGTTGCAGGAGACGCTCAATCGTCGTTCCCATCATTCCAGCAATGGAGACAATACGGCCGCGCacgatgacaacgacgacgacattaACGAAACGGGTCACGACGGTGATAACATCTCCTTGCCGACCGAAACGGAATCCGGCATCGACAGCACACCCGACTCTCCGTTGGAAGACTTGTCGGCATCCACCGAGGAAGAGATCACCTTTGGACCAGACGAGACCATTGTTCCAGCGAACCCTACGTTACGCACGGAACCTTGGAACGCTCCGACACCGCCGTCCACACCGTGGAAGACGACCGATTCAAAGCACCGTCTTCGACGACGCGCCCCCGAAGACGTGACCTTGGCCCAGAGTGACGCCTTTTTGCGGCGTGGACTCCGCAGCGGAAACGACACCACCGTACGTGCCAAGCACCGTGCGCGGAAAATAAAAATTCCAAGAGCAGAACAAACGCGAAAGGTAACCGTCCCACTCACTCCCCACTTTCACGGGCGTTCCGTCGCCCAACCCGTCGGACGTAACGCATCCCGCAACCAGGCTACGTGGGCGCAGAGCTCCCGAGTTTTTAGCGAGGGACTGCGGGACGGGAAAGATAACGTACCTACCGCAGCCAAGGATCACGACCCCAACCACAATCGCCTGACGGTACCCGTCGGCCCCAAATTCCACGGAACACCGCACGAAATCCACAAACCCCCCAAATTTCACGAGGACTTAAGCATGGCCGAAAGTGTGGCTTCGTTTGGTCGTGGACTCCGTCGGAGTACCAAGAACGTTGGCACTTCGCCCCCTAAAGCGAGGCATCGCGGTGTAACGGTTCCCGTGGAGCCCAAGTTTCATTCCACTACGCACTATACCCGAAACCGCCCAAAAAgcgcggaagaacaagaagcagAGCTCATGGAGTACTATAAAGCGAACCCTATCAAGGCAAATCCGTTACCGAATTACCTCGCTGCCAGTGGTGGCAACGCTCGTCCACATCACCGATCCAAGCAAGTAGACGCCGCTAGCTATGTCCAGAAGGACGAACTCGACGCACTGGAGTGCCGAAAACAGTTCAAGGCACGACCCATGCCACActtttcggaagaagcgTTACTTTCGAAAACCCACGAACGTCGACCGCTGACGCAAACGGAGCCCTTTCGCTTTCGCGTCGCCCGTTTGGACTCGCCCACGCGTAAAACTAACGCAGCACCTACTTCCCCCGAACGCAGTGTCGACGACAATGTCGCGGTGGCATTCAAGGCTCGCCCCGTTCCGAAATCGACCTACGTATCCCCACCACGCAAAACCAAGACCCCGCGGCCTTGTGTTCCCAATTTGACGCCCCAGGTACTCACACATCCACGCTCCTACGATCCGGCAAGGGATGCCTCACGACACATGCAGGCCGACAATCGCGTGCGTCAACAGGCGCAAGCCAAGCAAAGTCGGCAACGGGATCAGCATTGGCAAGATATGCAACATGCCATGCAAAGCGTAAACATGGGAAAGTCTACACCTACAATCAAACCATTTCAACTTGAATCCGTGACCCGTCACGAAGCCTACCAAGCTGAGTTAGCCATCAAGCGAGCACAGGAACAACGGGAACTTTATGAAAGGGCGCAATTCAAAGCCCGACCAGTGGGATTTACAAAGCAAGCGTAG